The Ralstonia wenshanensis genome includes a region encoding these proteins:
- a CDS encoding entericidin A/B family lipoprotein — MKKLIALLALGCVVLAGCNTMAGMGKDIQTGGQKLENAADNTKQKM, encoded by the coding sequence ATGAAGAAACTGATCGCGCTGCTGGCCCTGGGCTGCGTCGTCCTGGCAGGCTGCAACACGATGGCCGGCATGGGCAAGGATATTCAGACGGGCGGCCAGAAACTGGAAAACGCTGCTGACAACACCAAGCAGAAGATGTAA
- a CDS encoding phospholipase D family protein: protein MQGHPRNLPIAYLRAWFACLAIALVTGCASLPDHVDRPVTTALPNAESATSLGRLAQSNAPSADVSGFRLIPSGEEAYATLLTLADRAERTLDLQYFIIASDNSVRELMRHVRAAADRGVRVRMLVDDLHSDGRDLAFLKFSSHKNIDVRLFNPFPGGRLSNVTRYLSGAAEFRRVNRRMHNKAFIADNALAVTGGRNLGAEYFTQNQTTNFVDLDVLAAGPAVRQLSSAFDAYWNSEFSYPVQALAPEPSKAHPPEPKEGNYPPPVTMPHRPEGPPQHIDVPTRPIDMGSGSAKPASDQTISQLEQRRNQTDLASPAPEQPLPLKPAPRDWFLADQIARGRLRLEWAPAQVIVDRPAKVSGDEVEPGGERLAQTLLRLIDEAKREVVLISPYFVPGKRGVEVAKRLQDRGVRLRVLTNSLAATDAPIVHVGYAKYRGALIGDGVELYELRPTLGDRPKMIGTFRSSQASLHVKSIVVDRATLFVGSMNIDPRSIGLNTETGLIIRSPALSDAVAKLFDESVRDSAYRVTKDEGHLRWTTHENGKEVVVDHEPEVGLGRRTWIQMLAPFTPEELL from the coding sequence ATGCAAGGGCACCCGAGGAACCTCCCGATCGCGTATCTGCGCGCCTGGTTTGCGTGTCTGGCCATCGCGCTGGTGACGGGCTGCGCAAGCCTGCCCGACCACGTCGATCGCCCCGTGACAACGGCGCTGCCCAATGCCGAATCGGCCACCTCGCTCGGGCGCCTGGCGCAGTCGAATGCGCCCTCGGCGGATGTGTCCGGCTTCCGGCTGATCCCGTCGGGCGAAGAGGCCTATGCCACGTTGCTCACGCTGGCCGACCGGGCCGAGCGTACGCTGGACTTGCAGTACTTCATCATTGCCAGCGACAACAGCGTGCGCGAACTGATGCGCCATGTGCGGGCCGCTGCCGACCGCGGGGTGCGCGTGCGCATGCTCGTCGACGATCTGCACAGCGATGGGCGCGATCTCGCTTTTCTGAAATTCTCGTCACACAAGAATATCGACGTACGCCTGTTCAACCCGTTTCCAGGCGGGCGGTTGTCGAACGTCACACGGTACCTGAGCGGCGCGGCTGAGTTCCGCCGTGTCAATCGGCGCATGCACAACAAGGCCTTCATTGCCGACAACGCGCTGGCTGTCACGGGCGGGCGCAATCTTGGCGCTGAATATTTCACGCAGAACCAGACCACCAACTTCGTCGATCTGGACGTGCTGGCCGCAGGGCCGGCGGTGCGTCAGCTGTCGTCGGCGTTCGATGCGTACTGGAACAGCGAATTCTCCTATCCGGTGCAGGCACTGGCGCCCGAGCCTAGCAAGGCGCATCCGCCCGAGCCGAAGGAGGGCAACTATCCGCCGCCGGTGACGATGCCGCATCGCCCGGAAGGGCCGCCGCAGCATATCGATGTGCCGACCCGGCCGATCGACATGGGCTCCGGTTCGGCCAAGCCGGCATCCGATCAGACGATCTCGCAGCTCGAGCAACGCCGCAACCAGACCGATCTCGCCAGCCCGGCGCCGGAGCAGCCCTTGCCGCTCAAGCCCGCTCCGCGCGATTGGTTCCTGGCCGATCAGATCGCCCGTGGCCGCCTGCGCCTCGAGTGGGCCCCCGCGCAAGTGATCGTCGATCGTCCGGCCAAGGTATCGGGTGACGAGGTGGAACCTGGCGGCGAGCGTCTCGCCCAGACTTTGCTGCGTTTGATTGACGAGGCCAAGCGCGAGGTGGTGCTGATTTCGCCGTACTTCGTGCCGGGCAAGCGCGGCGTCGAGGTGGCCAAGCGCCTGCAGGATCGGGGCGTGCGGTTGCGTGTGCTGACCAACTCGCTGGCAGCGACCGACGCGCCCATCGTGCATGTGGGCTACGCGAAATATCGCGGGGCGCTGATCGGCGACGGTGTCGAACTGTACGAACTGCGCCCGACGCTGGGCGATCGCCCGAAGATGATCGGCACGTTCCGTTCGTCTCAGGCGAGCCTGCATGTGAAATCGATCGTGGTGGACCGCGCCACGCTGTTTGTCGGCTCGATGAACATCGACCCACGCTCCATCGGCCTGAATACCGAAACGGGGTTGATCATCCGCAGCCCGGCGCTGTCGGATGCGGTCGCCAAGCTGTTTGACGAGTCGGTGCGCGACAGCGCCTACCGGGTGACCAAGGACGAGGGCCACTTGCGCTGGACCACCCATGAGAACGGCAAGGAGGTCGTTGTCGATCACGAACCGGAAGTGGGCCTGGGCCGCCGGACGTGGATCCAGATGTTGGCGCCGTTTACCCCGGAAGAGCTGCTGTAG
- the cls gene encoding cardiolipin synthase, with translation MLTNTTAFATFLFFVHCVGVLAAMHAVLTVRTSQGAIAWAISLVTLPEFTLIPYLIFGRSTFAGYVDARRFHNARLREITLSDDWRRLRDHESSVVAPQHTCMQALPRLTGTPCLARNRVRLLINGAETFDAIFAAIAQARRVLIVQFFIVHDDTLGRRLAELLLERARAGVRVYFLFDSIGCHALPRRYVQRLIEGGVLAKPFSTHAGFVNRFQLNFRNHRKLVVVDGERAYVGGHNVGNEYMGEKPPLAPWRDTHIEIVGAAVMDLQLTFAEDWYWAAREVPQLIVPELRPEEDMVCQVVASGPADKQETCSLFFMEAIQSARKRLWITSPYFIPDEAVFAALRLAVLRGVDVRILIPSRPDHHMVFLASTLYAYQAIRAGVKIYRYLPGFLHQKVVLIDDEAAAVGSANLDNRSFRLNFELMIMTADPRFANDVAQMLEVDFAEAARVGRDEYERAHPLRRVIMHVAKLFAPIL, from the coding sequence ATGCTGACCAACACCACGGCATTTGCCACTTTCCTCTTTTTTGTGCACTGCGTGGGCGTGCTCGCGGCCATGCATGCCGTGCTGACCGTGCGCACGTCACAGGGTGCCATCGCGTGGGCCATTTCGCTCGTCACGCTGCCCGAATTCACGCTGATCCCCTATCTGATCTTTGGGCGAAGCACCTTTGCTGGCTATGTGGATGCGCGACGCTTTCACAACGCCCGCCTGCGAGAAATCACCCTCTCCGACGACTGGCGCCGCCTGCGCGACCATGAATCCAGCGTGGTCGCCCCGCAGCACACCTGCATGCAGGCCTTGCCGCGCCTGACCGGCACGCCGTGCCTGGCGCGCAATCGCGTGCGTCTGCTCATCAACGGCGCGGAAACCTTCGATGCCATCTTTGCGGCGATTGCACAGGCGCGGCGCGTGCTGATCGTACAGTTCTTCATCGTGCATGACGACACGCTCGGCCGCCGCCTGGCCGAACTGCTGCTCGAGCGCGCACGTGCCGGGGTGCGGGTGTACTTTCTCTTCGATAGCATCGGCTGCCACGCGCTGCCCCGCCGCTATGTGCAGCGCCTCATTGAAGGCGGCGTGCTGGCCAAGCCGTTCTCCACGCACGCCGGGTTCGTCAACCGTTTCCAGCTCAACTTCCGCAACCACCGCAAGCTCGTGGTGGTGGATGGCGAGCGCGCTTACGTTGGCGGCCACAACGTCGGCAACGAATACATGGGTGAAAAGCCGCCGCTTGCACCGTGGCGCGACACGCATATTGAGATTGTCGGTGCCGCGGTGATGGACTTGCAGCTCACCTTTGCCGAAGACTGGTACTGGGCTGCCCGCGAAGTGCCGCAACTGATCGTGCCCGAACTGCGGCCCGAAGAAGACATGGTCTGCCAGGTGGTCGCAAGCGGCCCGGCGGACAAGCAGGAAACCTGCTCGCTGTTCTTCATGGAAGCCATTCAGTCGGCGCGCAAGCGGCTGTGGATCACGTCGCCGTACTTCATACCAGACGAAGCCGTGTTTGCCGCGCTACGCCTGGCCGTGCTGCGCGGGGTTGATGTGCGCATCCTGATCCCTTCGCGGCCGGACCATCACATGGTGTTCCTGGCCTCCACGCTGTACGCATATCAGGCGATTCGCGCAGGCGTGAAAATCTACCGCTACCTGCCCGGCTTCCTGCACCAGAAGGTCGTGCTGATCGACGACGAGGCTGCCGCCGTGGGCAGTGCCAACCTCGACAACCGCTCGTTCCGCCTGAACTTCGAGCTGATGATCATGACCGCCGACCCGCGCTTCGCCAATGACGTCGCACAGATGCTCGAAGTCGACTTTGCCGAAGCCGCCCGCGTTGGCCGCGACGAATACGAACGTGCACACCCGCTGCGCCGCGTGATCATGCACGTGGCCAAGCTGTTCGCTCCCATCCTGTAG
- a CDS encoding MFS transporter has product MFDPHDSAVDRLPPGFNRLAGSNLAAQSAEQIALAAMPMVAVLTLHADTSTASWLQVALTLPFVLFAIPVGMLADRWPKRALMAGAEAVRALALFVVAGLLVAGRLNLATLGVLGFIAVCGTVVFSVAAPALVPALVPATMLARANGRIELARTIAFACGPAIGGALIGWTGSMTAFALAAALSAMAAALLAGVTAPEPVARRAAHPLRDIAEGARFVFHHPLLRPVFITQCLFTMAFFMVFAIFVPYAAHQLNLSAQAIGLTLGMYGAGMVVGALLAARILARWRFGHVVATGPVCGLAGGVLLAATLWQPWPALAQAGFFLLGCGPILWVVSTTTLRQTVTPPALLARVSAVNVMSYGARPVGAAMAAWVAAHAGAGACLLMAVAGFALQLLCILQSPAVRLARQPRADDTSAALEPA; this is encoded by the coding sequence ATGTTCGATCCCCATGACTCTGCTGTCGACCGCCTGCCGCCGGGCTTCAACCGGCTGGCGGGTTCCAACCTGGCCGCGCAGTCGGCCGAACAGATTGCGCTGGCCGCCATGCCAATGGTTGCGGTGCTTACCCTGCATGCCGACACCAGCACAGCGAGCTGGCTGCAAGTGGCCCTCACGCTGCCGTTCGTGCTGTTTGCCATTCCCGTGGGCATGCTGGCGGACCGTTGGCCCAAACGCGCATTGATGGCCGGCGCAGAGGCGGTGCGCGCGCTGGCGTTGTTTGTTGTGGCGGGCCTGCTGGTGGCCGGGCGGCTGAACCTGGCTACGCTGGGGGTGCTGGGCTTTATTGCCGTGTGCGGCACGGTGGTGTTCAGCGTGGCGGCGCCAGCGCTGGTGCCCGCGCTCGTGCCGGCAACGATGCTTGCGCGCGCAAACGGCCGCATCGAGCTGGCGCGTACGATTGCATTTGCGTGCGGGCCGGCCATCGGCGGCGCGTTGATCGGCTGGACCGGCTCGATGACAGCATTCGCGCTGGCGGCGGCGTTGTCCGCCATGGCTGCGGCACTGCTGGCAGGTGTGACGGCTCCGGAGCCCGTGGCACGGCGCGCGGCGCACCCGCTGCGGGACATCGCCGAAGGCGCGCGCTTCGTGTTTCATCACCCGCTGCTGCGGCCGGTGTTCATCACGCAATGCCTCTTCACCATGGCGTTCTTCATGGTGTTTGCCATCTTCGTTCCGTATGCGGCGCATCAGTTGAACCTCTCTGCGCAGGCGATCGGGCTGACGCTCGGCATGTACGGCGCGGGCATGGTGGTCGGCGCGCTGCTCGCCGCGCGCATTCTCGCGCGCTGGCGCTTCGGTCATGTGGTGGCGACTGGCCCCGTGTGCGGACTGGCGGGCGGTGTGCTGCTTGCGGCCACCCTCTGGCAGCCGTGGCCGGCGCTGGCACAGGCCGGCTTCTTCCTGCTGGGTTGCGGGCCGATTCTTTGGGTGGTGAGCACCACCACGCTTCGGCAAACGGTGACGCCGCCCGCGCTGCTGGCGCGTGTATCCGCAGTGAATGTGATGTCGTATGGCGCTCGGCCGGTCGGCGCGGCAATGGCCGCGTGGGTTGCCGCACACGCTGGTGCGGGGGCGTGCCTGCTGATGGCGGTGGCGGGCTTTGCACTGCAGTTGCTGTGCATTCTGCAATCGCCGGCAGTGCGCCTGGCGCGTCAGCCGCGTGCGGATGATACGTCGGCCGCGCTCGAACCTGCCTGA
- a CDS encoding AraC family transcriptional regulator, giving the protein METMVRARSLNGYFQVVRRLGFNPQEALRQVGLDPARLTDPEQLVSVVATCQLMEITAVNAPCPTLGLQMAEARQELDFGVLGLLLAHKRTLREALQAIIQYRHLLNEALAIYLESDGDMVVIREEVITETPVPLRQANELAVGVLARTCSALLGVHWKPRSIHFSHTAPGDLSLHRRVFGCPIVFGSDFNGIVCSAADLDRPNPAADPALVRYAESLAEPLNVSAQEAVVQDVRRAIYLLLPLERASVEQVADHLHLSVRTLQRQLELAGMTFSDLVEEVRHNLAVRYMANPSYRIGRVAALLGYTRQASFTRWFIAHFGMTPRAWRDAQRGDRTGDAAQAGSSAADVSSARG; this is encoded by the coding sequence ATGGAAACGATGGTGCGTGCCCGGTCGCTCAACGGTTACTTCCAGGTCGTGCGGCGGCTCGGTTTCAACCCGCAGGAGGCACTGCGTCAGGTGGGGCTGGATCCGGCCAGACTGACCGATCCCGAGCAGCTCGTCTCGGTCGTGGCGACATGCCAGTTGATGGAGATCACCGCCGTCAACGCCCCGTGCCCGACGCTCGGGCTGCAGATGGCCGAGGCGCGTCAGGAACTGGATTTCGGTGTGCTCGGGTTGTTGCTGGCGCACAAGCGAACGCTGCGCGAAGCGCTGCAGGCCATCATCCAGTACCGCCACCTGCTGAACGAGGCGCTGGCGATCTACCTGGAATCCGACGGCGACATGGTGGTCATTCGCGAAGAGGTCATCACCGAGACGCCCGTGCCGCTGCGGCAGGCCAACGAGCTGGCCGTTGGCGTGCTCGCCCGGACGTGCAGTGCGCTGCTGGGCGTGCACTGGAAGCCGCGCAGCATTCACTTCTCGCATACCGCCCCCGGTGACCTCAGCTTGCACAGGCGCGTGTTCGGCTGCCCGATTGTGTTCGGCAGCGACTTCAACGGCATCGTCTGTTCGGCTGCCGATCTGGACAGGCCCAATCCCGCTGCGGATCCGGCGCTCGTACGCTATGCGGAAAGCCTTGCGGAGCCGCTCAATGTATCGGCGCAGGAGGCGGTGGTGCAGGATGTGCGCCGTGCGATCTACCTGCTGCTGCCGCTGGAGCGTGCGTCTGTCGAGCAGGTGGCGGACCACCTCCACCTGAGCGTGCGGACCTTGCAACGGCAGCTAGAACTGGCCGGCATGACGTTCTCTGACCTGGTGGAAGAGGTGCGGCACAACCTTGCCGTCCGCTACATGGCCAACCCCAGCTATCGGATCGGGCGGGTGGCTGCGCTGCTCGGCTATACGCGGCAGGCGTCGTTCACGCGCTGGTTCATCGCCCACTTTGGCATGACGCCGCGTGCGTGGCGCGATGCCCAGCGCGGTGACCGGACTGGCGATGCGGCTCAGGCAGGTTCGAGCGCGGCCGACGTATCATCCGCACGCGGCTGA
- a CDS encoding 3-keto-5-aminohexanoate cleavage protein codes for MQFLDDSLHPENQDKVVITVAPYGPEWMPEDFPEDIPVTMEEQVQKAVDCYNAGATVLHLHVRELDGKGSKRLSKFNELIAGVRAAVPDMIIQVGGSISFAPEDEGQAAKWLSDDTRHMLADLTPSPDQVTVAVNTTQMNIMELLYPAYLEGTSLANPALAAAYAEMTVPAGPAWLEEHLRRLQAAGVQPHFQLTGIHALETLERVVRKGVYKGPLNLTWIGIGGGFDGPNPFNFFNFIHRAPDGCTLTAESLLKNVLPFNMMAMAMGLHPRCGIEDTIIDQHGNRMTSVQQIEQCVRVAHELGREIASGKEARAIYRIGVQYDSVEETLAKNGMSPNRAPNVKNLPLRAA; via the coding sequence ATGCAATTCCTCGATGATTCGCTGCACCCGGAAAACCAGGACAAGGTCGTCATTACCGTTGCGCCGTACGGCCCGGAATGGATGCCGGAAGACTTTCCTGAAGACATTCCGGTGACGATGGAAGAACAGGTGCAGAAGGCCGTCGATTGCTACAACGCTGGCGCCACGGTCCTGCACCTGCATGTGCGCGAGCTGGACGGCAAGGGCTCCAAGCGGCTGTCGAAATTCAACGAGCTGATTGCCGGCGTGCGCGCGGCGGTGCCCGACATGATCATCCAGGTGGGCGGCTCGATTTCGTTTGCACCGGAAGATGAAGGGCAAGCTGCCAAGTGGCTGTCGGACGACACGCGCCACATGCTGGCCGACCTAACGCCGTCGCCCGACCAGGTGACGGTGGCGGTCAACACCACGCAGATGAACATCATGGAGCTGCTATATCCGGCGTATCTGGAAGGCACCTCGCTGGCCAATCCCGCGCTGGCCGCAGCCTATGCGGAAATGACGGTGCCCGCCGGCCCCGCCTGGCTGGAGGAGCACCTGCGCCGCCTGCAGGCCGCCGGCGTGCAACCGCACTTTCAGCTGACTGGCATTCACGCGCTGGAAACGCTCGAACGGGTGGTGCGCAAAGGCGTCTACAAGGGCCCGCTCAACCTGACGTGGATCGGCATTGGCGGCGGCTTCGACGGCCCCAACCCGTTCAACTTCTTCAACTTCATCCACCGCGCGCCGGATGGCTGCACGCTGACGGCCGAGTCGCTGCTCAAGAACGTGCTCCCCTTCAACATGATGGCCATGGCAATGGGCCTGCACCCGCGCTGCGGCATTGAAGACACGATCATCGACCAGCACGGCAACCGCATGACATCCGTACAGCAGATCGAGCAGTGCGTGCGCGTGGCGCATGAACTGGGCCGCGAGATTGCCAGCGGCAAGGAAGCCCGCGCCATCTACCGCATCGGTGTGCAATATGACAGCGTGGAAGAAACGCTGGCGAAGAACGGCATGTCCCCCAACCGTGCCCCGAACGTGAAAAACCTGCCGCTGCGCGCGGCCTAA